Proteins found in one Syntrophorhabdaceae bacterium genomic segment:
- a CDS encoding cytidylate kinase-like family protein encodes MWENISSEKCRSYIQSHFFQKGKSISEASVKPAITISRAEGAGGLTVASELADYLQAHVPSHEVWTVFSRHLVAKVLEEHNHRKNIGDFMKEDHKAMLTDALEELLGLHPSTWTLVEQTNATIRRLAKTGNVILVGRGSSVVTSKLKNVFHVRLTGSLEKRIEQAQKVFGYDERSAAHYIKKKDQARRRYIKDNFDREVDDPLLYHVTINTDLVGHAEAARLVGDEVIKRFRLDSLAKTMASVSRVA; translated from the coding sequence ATGTGGGAGAATATCAGTTCCGAAAAATGTAGGTCTTACATTCAAAGTCACTTTTTCCAGAAGGGCAAAAGTATTTCCGAAGCTTCCGTAAAACCGGCAATAACGATCTCACGGGCAGAAGGTGCGGGCGGTCTTACGGTCGCTTCCGAGCTGGCGGACTACCTGCAGGCACACGTTCCGTCTCATGAGGTATGGACCGTTTTCTCTCGTCATCTCGTGGCAAAAGTGCTGGAGGAACACAACCACCGCAAGAACATCGGCGATTTCATGAAGGAAGACCACAAGGCGATGCTGACCGATGCGCTTGAGGAGCTGCTGGGTTTGCACCCTTCAACCTGGACGCTTGTTGAACAGACTAACGCAACGATCCGGCGCCTTGCGAAAACAGGGAATGTTATTCTGGTGGGCCGGGGGAGCAGCGTCGTCACCAGCAAACTGAAGAACGTCTTTCATGTGCGCCTGACAGGGTCGCTTGAAAAGAGGATCGAGCAGGCGCAGAAGGTCTTTGGTTACGATGAGAGATCAGCCGCCCATTATATCAAGAAAAAGGACCAGGCACGCAGGCGCTACATAAAGGATAACTTCGACAGAGAGGTCGATGACCCATTGCTTTACCACGTCACCATTAATACGGATCTTGTCGGGCACGCCGAGGCTGCCCGTTTGGTAGGCGATGAGGTAATCAAGCGTTTCAGGCTGGACAGCCTTGCGAAAACAATGGCAAGTGTGAGCCGTGTAGCGTAA
- a CDS encoding V-type ATPase subunit subunit G family protein has translation MQDIIQKIVATEDEAKTTVEAARTEADRIVSDAQKKGQEIVDRARQEAFIEAERIIKDAVEKAEQEKETLLADAVAKVESQIQLEPASRKSAIEGVVRCVCE, from the coding sequence ATGCAGGATATAATCCAAAAGATAGTCGCGACGGAAGATGAAGCGAAGACTACTGTCGAAGCAGCCCGGACTGAAGCGGATCGCATTGTATCAGACGCTCAAAAAAAAGGACAGGAAATTGTTGATCGGGCCCGTCAGGAGGCGTTCATCGAGGCTGAAAGGATCATAAAGGATGCAGTAGAAAAGGCCGAGCAAGAGAAAGAAACCCTTTTGGCTGACGCCGTTGCTAAGGTTGAAAGCCAGATCCAGCTCGAGCCGGCAAGCAGGAAATCGGCTATAGAAGGGGTGGTCCGTTGCGTATGCGAATAA
- a CDS encoding GNAT family N-acetyltransferase, translated as MMNGVRVRKITVKDVPQIIEIQESITKKKVSKAWTQSIEAHLKKQDVAGFVALRDEGVVGFIIGEIKGPGFGIEKSGWIVVVGVCARCMGIGIGQALAKKLFEYFRKKGIQDIYTAVRWDAIDMLSFFKSTGFDRSEFINLGKHLE; from the coding sequence ATGATGAACGGGGTCAGGGTCAGGAAGATTACCGTTAAAGACGTTCCACAGATAATTGAGATCCAGGAGTCCATCACAAAGAAAAAGGTCTCGAAGGCATGGACACAGAGCATAGAAGCTCACCTCAAAAAACAGGATGTTGCCGGATTTGTCGCCTTACGGGATGAAGGGGTCGTAGGGTTCATTATAGGCGAGATCAAGGGACCGGGGTTCGGGATTGAAAAGAGCGGGTGGATTGTCGTAGTCGGTGTATGTGCCCGGTGTATGGGTATAGGCATAGGACAGGCATTGGCAAAGAAGCTCTTTGAATACTTTAGAAAAAAGGGGATTCAGGATATTTACACGGCAGTGCGGTGGGATGCCATAGATATGCTTTCATTTTTCAAATCAACCGGCTTCGACCGTTCAGAGTTCATTAATCTCGGAAAACATTTGGAGTGA
- a CDS encoding DUF2080 family transposase-associated protein, which yields MGAKILKSVKSADDLRNILDKVKFEVYGEEMLEKAVKQSGNSGRVYLPPEWIGKHVKIIRID from the coding sequence ATGGGTGCAAAGATATTAAAGTCCGTAAAATCCGCTGATGACCTAAGGAACATCCTGGACAAGGTCAAGTTTGAGGTCTATGGTGAGGAGATGCTTGAAAAGGCAGTAAAGCAGAGCGGGAACTCCGGACGTGTCTACCTGCCCCCTGAGTGGATAGGGAAGCACGTTAAGATCATACGTATCGATTGA